One window from the genome of Rhodopseudomonas sp. P2A-2r encodes:
- a CDS encoding DUF6634 family protein: MLTRIYRFLDPARIPHELPGRLQSLAQDCATLEYDVAFVLARLRTAPFLDLYSPVVTPLGLKLVGEVTQHPSLGSRRIITSQVWFADPDGCWARTVSRFYRLGRPADRIDIMRSPPLAFDGLSDSSWPVDDE, from the coding sequence ATGTTGACCAGAATCTATCGATTTCTTGATCCCGCACGGATCCCCCACGAACTCCCTGGACGGCTTCAATCGCTGGCCCAAGACTGCGCCACCTTGGAATACGACGTCGCATTTGTGCTGGCCCGGTTGCGTACCGCACCATTTCTCGATCTTTATTCCCCTGTAGTCACGCCGCTCGGCCTGAAACTCGTCGGCGAGGTCACGCAGCATCCAAGCCTTGGATCGCGCAGAATCATTACCTCTCAGGTGTGGTTTGCGGATCCCGACGGCTGCTGGGCCAGGACCGTGTCCCGGTTCTACCGGCTCGGTCGACCCGCTGATCGCATCGACATCATGAGGTCCCCGCCATTGGCATTCGACGGTCTCAGTGATTCCAGCTGGCCGGTAGACGACGAATGA
- a CDS encoding RNA polymerase sigma factor, whose product MSPPRFAVEFIDRIMAERPALRRRAAFLIGSRAQIGSPDDFLQDTIITALQSADRVVDDNLGGWLMALLHNHIRNARRRAHVHTSVPLVTTDAGDPDEIEVPVAASQEFMLDVDDAMRALRTLSAADQEIIWLARIEELPNEEIATRLGLPLATLYSRLSRATARLRAAYAAEPAAAKTLACPLIIAPREDAFMVMRICLVAGFNGGAGRTLTAALLAYGLYLQDGRTMLVRQTCEGFLSTIDPIETTLPLPCSELALPPPYALPSDLPGGMTAMIHGADGRFMAALHDMAMSEVGNNGNVVVDLSSHERAFNVATMRDAAVILLPARSSAFEVDWSVRSLARACDIQRYREARVPTLIASIVPEAGRARQMELLSQMVRACDPEHELVPGEPSELVVEVPFLDDATLLSLFDERSIWLDPHLMARCRAFATAVTVQSDAFMSMLADADDL is encoded by the coding sequence ATGTCGCCGCCCAGGTTTGCCGTCGAATTCATTGATCGCATCATGGCCGAACGCCCGGCTCTGCGCCGGCGGGCGGCCTTTCTGATCGGCAGCCGAGCACAGATCGGATCGCCTGACGATTTTCTCCAAGACACGATCATTACCGCGCTGCAAAGTGCGGATCGGGTCGTCGATGATAATCTGGGTGGTTGGCTGATGGCGTTACTTCATAACCATATCCGCAACGCCCGCCGCCGGGCCCACGTTCACACATCGGTGCCACTGGTGACGACGGACGCTGGCGATCCGGATGAGATCGAGGTACCGGTCGCGGCGAGCCAAGAGTTTATGCTCGATGTCGACGACGCGATGAGGGCACTTCGAACACTGTCCGCGGCAGATCAAGAGATCATCTGGCTAGCCCGGATCGAAGAGCTGCCGAATGAGGAGATTGCGACACGGCTCGGCCTGCCGCTCGCTACGCTGTATTCGCGCCTGTCCCGCGCAACAGCGCGGCTTCGGGCCGCCTATGCAGCTGAACCGGCCGCGGCGAAGACACTCGCCTGCCCCCTCATCATTGCGCCGCGTGAGGATGCGTTCATGGTAATGCGGATCTGTTTGGTCGCTGGGTTCAACGGCGGCGCAGGACGTACCTTGACCGCAGCACTGCTCGCCTACGGACTGTACCTTCAAGACGGTCGGACGATGCTGGTGCGACAAACTTGCGAGGGCTTTCTCTCGACAATCGACCCAATCGAGACGACGCTGCCGTTGCCATGCAGCGAGCTAGCATTGCCGCCGCCCTATGCGCTTCCTTCCGACCTCCCGGGTGGGATGACGGCGATGATTCACGGCGCCGACGGTCGTTTCATGGCCGCATTGCACGACATGGCGATGTCGGAGGTTGGCAACAACGGGAATGTCGTCGTTGATCTCTCCAGTCATGAGCGTGCATTTAACGTGGCCACCATGCGCGACGCCGCCGTAATCCTTCTACCGGCGCGATCGTCGGCGTTTGAGGTGGATTGGTCGGTGCGCAGCCTCGCACGCGCCTGCGACATCCAGCGCTATCGCGAAGCTCGCGTGCCGACGCTAATCGCATCGATTGTTCCGGAAGCCGGGCGTGCTCGCCAGATGGAGTTGCTGAGTCAGATGGTGCGCGCCTGCGACCCGGAGCACGAGCTCGTGCCGGGCGAGCCGTCGGAACTGGTCGTGGAGGTTCCCTTCCTCGACGACGCCACCCTTCTGTCGCTGTTCGATGAACGTTCGATCTGGCTGGATCCGCATCTGATGGCCCGCTGCCGCGCCTTCGCCACAGCAGTAACCGTTCAATCAGACGCCTTCATGAGCATGCTTGCGGATGCCGATGACCTTTAA